Proteins from one Ahaetulla prasina isolate Xishuangbanna chromosome 2, ASM2864084v1, whole genome shotgun sequence genomic window:
- the MGAT1 gene encoding alpha-1,3-mannosyl-glycoprotein 2-beta-N-acetylglucosaminyltransferase, with amino-acid sequence MLKKSSLIVWGLVLFVAWNALILFFLWTRPQSLSDHSHLTEEVIRLAQDAEVELERQKELLHQIYRYSSLWNKRKAKNLHLSGAVSVQPSTAAPLPHRNQISPDAILPVVVIACDRSTVRRCLDKLLHYRPSKERFPIIVSQDCGHEETARVIASYGESIMHIKQPNLSDIPVPTDHRKFQGYYKIARHYRWALSQVFRTFKYQAAIVVEDDLEVAPDFFEYFQASFPLLLADPTLWCISAWNDNGKEQMVDVAHPELLYRTDFFPGLGWLLLSDLWDELEPKWPKAFWDDWMRQPEQRQGRSCIRPEVSRTMTFGRKGVSHGQFFDQYLKFIKLNDRFVPFTQMDLSYLKKNNYEHSFLAQVYDAPQLRVEELQGNQRRELGTVRVQYTTRDSFKAFAKALGVMDDLKSGVPRAGYQGIVSFLYRGRRVYLAPPPDWTGYDPSWS; translated from the coding sequence ATGCTGAAGAAAAGTAGCCTGATTGTCTGGGGCCTGGTGCTTTTTGTGGCCTGGAACGCCCTGATCCTTTTCTTCCTGTGGACTCGGCCACAGTCTTTATCGGACCATAGCCACTTAACTGAAGAGGTGATCCGACTGGCCCAGGATGCCGAGGTAGAATTAGAGCGCCAAAAGGAGCTTCTACATCAGATCTACCGCTATAGTTCACTCTGGAACAAACGGAAGGCCAAAAACCTCCACCTGTCAGGTGCAGTGTCGGTCCAGCCTTCCACAGCTGCGCCCTTGCCCCATCGCAATCAGATATCACCTGATGCCATTTTGCCTGTGGTGGTGATTGCCTGTGACCGCAGCACAGTCCGCCGTTGTCTAGATAAACTATTGCATTACCGTCCCTCAAAGGAGCGATTCCCCATCATTGTAAGCCAGGACTGTGGACATGAGGAAACCGCTAGAGTCATTGCCTCCTATGGAGAGTCTATCATGCACATCAAGCAGCCCAATTTAAGTGACATCCCTGTGCCTACCGACCATCGCAAGTTTCAGGGATACTACAAAATTGCTCGACACTATCGCTGGGCCTTGAGCCAAGTTTTCCGGACTTTCAAATACCAAGCAGCCATTGTGGTGGAAGACGACTTGGAAGTCGCTCCCgatttctttgaatattttcaaGCGAGTTTCCCACTTTTACTGGCTGACCCAACCCTTTGGTGTATCTCTGCCTGGAACGATAACGGCAAGGAACAGATGGTAGACGTTGCTCATCCCGAACTTCTCTATCGTACTGATTTTTTCCCTGGTCTGGGCTGGCTTCTGCTCTCTGACTTGTGGGACGAGCTGGAGCCCAAGTGGCCCAAGGCATTCTGGGACGACTGGATGCGACAGCCTGAGCAGCGGCAGGGCCGTTCATGCATCAGGCCTGAAGTGTCACGCACAATGACCTTTGGCCGTAAAGGCGTGAGCCACGGTCAGTTCTTTGACCAATATCTGAAGTTCATCAAGCTCAATGACCGTTTTGTGCCTTTCACCCAGATGGACCTTTCTTACCTCAAGAAGAATAACTATGAACACTCATTCTTGGCCCAGGTCTACGATGCCCCTCAACTGCGTGTCGAAGAATTACAGGGGAACCAGCGCCGGGAGTTAGGTACTGTCCGAGTGCAGTACACCACTCGTGACTCTTTCAAGGCCTTTGCAAAAGCCTTGGGTGTGATGGATGACCTCAAATCAGGAGTGCCCCGTGCTGGGTATCAGGGCATTGTTAGCTTCCTTTACCGAGGCCGCCGTGTTTACCTAGCTCCTCCTCCTGACTGGACAGGCTATGACCCCAGCTGGAGTTAG